The following coding sequences are from one Methanosarcina sp. WWM596 window:
- a CDS encoding nicotianamine synthase family protein, with protein MENNEGYGLMNSLLNVEGNSFSALFQEYEPQLYDIRSHILHFYDNIKDRDLSIIAESNLEELYEIFSELDDLGHLDVDSTICECVLQDPVIRALLPAVHSNYSNYFSLHETQLARKILENGNPWEVLESFPLYPRYKNLINTHFQNSSRIRVLAFIGCGPLPVTLLLLSKLYGIHCIGIDKDPEAVALAKSCVKHFGLEKEINIIEGDETVLSKLEWGSVLIAALAEPKSRIFQNLHTIIKKKKSKNGKPISVCYRSYTGMRQLFYWPVLPEHTRGFRKINEIHPSCRVNNSLVFLECE; from the coding sequence ATGGAAAATAACGAGGGATATGGACTCATGAACAGCCTACTGAACGTTGAAGGCAACTCTTTTTCAGCCCTATTTCAGGAATATGAGCCGCAATTATATGACATAAGGTCACACATATTGCATTTTTACGATAATATTAAAGATCGAGATTTAAGTATAATTGCAGAATCAAACCTGGAAGAGCTCTACGAGATATTTTCCGAGCTCGATGATCTGGGACATCTGGATGTTGACAGTACGATTTGTGAGTGTGTGCTTCAGGACCCGGTAATTCGAGCCTTACTTCCTGCAGTCCATTCCAATTACAGCAATTATTTTAGCCTTCATGAGACCCAGCTTGCACGAAAAATTCTTGAAAATGGAAACCCCTGGGAAGTGCTCGAATCCTTTCCCCTGTATCCAAGATATAAAAATCTGATCAATACCCATTTCCAGAATTCCTCCCGGATCAGGGTTCTGGCTTTTATAGGCTGTGGTCCCCTTCCAGTTACCCTGCTGCTATTAAGTAAACTATACGGCATTCACTGCATCGGAATAGACAAAGACCCAGAAGCAGTAGCTCTGGCAAAAAGCTGTGTAAAGCACTTTGGTCTTGAAAAAGAGATCAATATTATTGAAGGGGATGAAACTGTACTTTCAAAACTTGAATGGGGCTCTGTGCTCATAGCAGCTCTTGCTGAACCGAAATCTCGCATTTTCCAGAATCTTCATACAATAATCAAAAAGAAAAAATCCAAGAATGGTAAGCCTATTTCCGTGTGTTATCGGAGCTATACAGGCATGAGGCAACTATTCTACTGGCCTGTCCTTCCTGAGCATACCCGGGGGTTTCGGAAAATAAATGAAATACACCCTTCCTGCCGGGTTAACAACTCCCTGGTCTTCCTGGAGTGTGAATAA
- a CDS encoding class I SAM-dependent methyltransferase, which translates to MDCKEVIANYWNFRSSTYTNGVNGFDEKERMVWKQIFENFLASGKRLKVLDVGTGTGFLALLFAEMGHEVTGIDLSEGMLEKAKHNTDNMGLKIELFHGDAENLPFEDCSFDLVVNKYLLWTLQKPACAVSEWKRVLKPGGMIFAIDGNWFDPRPDRCIKRIISELAESFAKKNQYNLVFKKSYNPIRNSLPFYEKISPENISHIFSETGLVNTAINPLLGVQKFQKNRHSFLQRLLKNNSIFLVSGQKKQE; encoded by the coding sequence ATGGACTGCAAGGAAGTTATTGCCAATTACTGGAATTTCAGGTCTTCCACCTACACAAACGGAGTAAATGGCTTTGATGAGAAAGAACGTATGGTCTGGAAACAAATCTTTGAGAATTTCCTGGCTTCCGGCAAGCGTTTAAAAGTACTGGACGTAGGAACAGGCACAGGTTTTCTCGCCCTCCTTTTTGCCGAGATGGGGCATGAGGTAACAGGCATAGACCTCTCTGAAGGCATGCTCGAGAAAGCAAAGCATAACACAGATAACATGGGTCTAAAAATTGAGTTGTTCCATGGAGATGCGGAAAATCTGCCTTTCGAAGACTGTTCCTTTGATCTGGTTGTGAACAAATACCTTCTCTGGACCCTCCAGAAGCCTGCATGTGCTGTTAGCGAGTGGAAGCGCGTCCTCAAACCTGGAGGGATGATCTTTGCCATAGATGGCAACTGGTTTGATCCCCGACCAGATCGGTGTATCAAAAGAATAATTTCCGAGTTAGCAGAAAGCTTTGCGAAGAAAAACCAGTACAATCTGGTATTCAAGAAGTCTTACAATCCGATAAGAAATTCTCTTCCTTTCTATGAGAAAATAAGCCCGGAAAATATCTCCCACATCTTTTCCGAAACCGGACTTGTGAACACTGCAATAAATCCTCTCCTTGGGGTGCAGAAGTTTCAAAAAAACAGACACTCGTTCTTACAGAGACTTCTCAAGAATAACTCCATTTTTCTGGTATCAGGGCAGAAAAAGCAAGAATAA
- the cbiM gene encoding cobalt transporter CbiM, producing MHIPDSFMPLSQAIVYWVIALPFIIMSMKWAKNELDEMKVPVLAALAAGIFAIQAMNIPIGMGTSGHMVGAALVAIVFGSPWAGVLVLTLVLLVQGFAFGDGGITAMGANILNMGVVSGFVGYYTYVVLRKSMGTIIAAFGGAWLGLFISSIVCAVQMWIADIFPLVPGLIAMGTYHLIIGFIGEGLITAVVITAISKSRPDLLEDSFTDRPEKSKKETHA from the coding sequence ATGCATATACCTGATTCTTTTATGCCGTTAAGTCAGGCAATTGTCTATTGGGTAATTGCCCTTCCATTTATTATAATGTCAATGAAGTGGGCAAAAAATGAACTTGATGAAATGAAAGTGCCAGTTCTTGCCGCCCTTGCAGCAGGAATCTTTGCTATCCAGGCAATGAATATTCCTATCGGAATGGGAACGAGTGGACACATGGTCGGGGCAGCCCTTGTTGCTATTGTTTTCGGAAGCCCCTGGGCAGGAGTTCTCGTACTTACGCTTGTGTTGCTTGTTCAGGGGTTTGCCTTTGGCGATGGCGGGATCACCGCAATGGGCGCAAATATCCTGAACATGGGAGTTGTTTCCGGGTTTGTGGGATATTATACGTATGTTGTTCTTCGTAAGAGTATGGGCACAATCATCGCAGCCTTTGGAGGTGCCTGGCTTGGGCTCTTTATCTCGTCAATTGTCTGCGCAGTTCAGATGTGGATTGCAGACATTTTCCCCCTTGTTCCAGGTCTCATTGCAATGGGCACCTATCACCTGATAATTGGTTTCATCGGAGAAGGGCTGATCACTGCAGTTGTAATCACAGCGATTTCAAAATCTCGCCCTGATCTGCTTGAAGACAGTTTCACTGACAGACCGGAAAAATCTAAGAAGGAGACTCATGCATGA
- a CDS encoding PDGLE domain-containing protein: MSGNSNMKFLYAGIAIALLLSVLAPFLASPDPDGLESAAGEIIDESKMTQIEEMEPAVSSPMPDYSIEGMGKSGEVLAIAVGTLAVLAISFGFGKLFNKKA, translated from the coding sequence ATGAGCGGTAACTCAAATATGAAATTCCTTTATGCTGGAATTGCAATTGCACTTTTACTTTCGGTTTTGGCCCCCTTTCTTGCATCTCCCGACCCGGACGGGCTTGAAAGTGCTGCCGGAGAGATAATTGATGAATCGAAAATGACCCAAATTGAAGAAATGGAACCTGCAGTAAGTTCTCCAATGCCTGATTATTCAATTGAAGGCATGGGGAAGAGCGGGGAAGTCCTGGCAATTGCAGTAGGAACGCTTGCAGTACTGGCAATCAGTTTCGGGTTTGGGAAACTTTTCAATAAAAAAGCTTGA